One genomic window of Mucilaginibacter sp. SJ includes the following:
- a CDS encoding AraC family transcriptional regulator — protein sequence MKPQLLKVSNEAEHSFTYRLDRIPNINSRWHYHPEIELIHFHKGAGTQFVGDNVKRFCQGDTVLVGRNLPHYWKYDDETSEGPTDVASPYSTVIHFFEDFWSERFLNLPENKQLKNTLEDAKRGLQIYGKLSEEVGQLMDSIAHTEGPKRIIKLVEALVAIGECESRTVLSSLGFSPIYEEADKDRLAKIYDYSFANFKEKVQLKDIADIANIGPNSFCRYFKSRTGKTYSQFLTEIRVGYACKLLIESRISVKRICFECGYNNFSCFHTAFKSITGKSPLNYQHEYIRR from the coding sequence ATGAAGCCACAATTACTTAAGGTTAGTAACGAGGCCGAACACTCTTTTACATACAGGCTCGACAGGATCCCTAACATAAACAGCCGGTGGCATTATCACCCGGAAATTGAACTCATCCATTTTCATAAGGGGGCAGGCACACAGTTTGTCGGTGACAATGTCAAAAGATTTTGCCAGGGAGACACTGTTTTAGTAGGAAGGAACCTGCCTCATTACTGGAAATATGATGATGAAACTTCAGAAGGCCCTACGGATGTAGCTTCACCTTATTCTACAGTAATTCATTTCTTTGAAGATTTCTGGAGTGAACGCTTTTTGAATCTCCCGGAAAATAAACAGTTGAAAAATACGCTGGAGGATGCTAAAAGAGGATTGCAGATTTATGGAAAATTATCAGAGGAAGTAGGGCAGCTGATGGATTCTATTGCCCATACAGAAGGCCCTAAAAGAATCATTAAACTAGTAGAGGCCCTTGTCGCTATCGGTGAGTGTGAAAGCAGAACAGTTCTGTCATCGTTAGGTTTCAGTCCGATTTATGAAGAGGCCGATAAAGACAGGCTGGCTAAGATCTACGATTATTCTTTCGCCAATTTTAAAGAAAAGGTGCAATTAAAGGACATTGCTGATATCGCTAATATCGGGCCTAATTCGTTTTGCAGGTATTTTAAGTCAAGAACGGGGAAAACTTATTCTCAATTTCTTACTGAAATCAGGGTCGGTTACGCATGTAAGCTGTTAATAGAGAGTAGGATAAGCGTTAAGAGGATATGCTTTGAATGCGGTTATAATAATTTCTCCTGTTTTCACACCGCTTTTAAATCAATAACAGGAAAAAGCCCACTGAATTATCAGCATGAATACATAAGGAGGTAA
- a CDS encoding glycoside hydrolase family 95 protein, which translates to MIKRNTVFFRALLLVLFFLGSDKLFAQQSVKKLWYARPAKRWVEAIPVGNGKIGAMIFGDPKNELLQLNESTLYSGGPVKKVINPASATYLPDIRKALLRDSDYSTADKLARNMQGLYTESYLPIGDLSLKQEFSGAEISGYYRDLNLSTALATTRFSASGVSYTRQVFTSAPANILVMKLTANKAGAISFLASLKSQLHFSIQKAASDELIMKGKAPAHVDPVYYNPEGREHVVYDDTTGCNGMRFQVRLKIVAKGGRVVADTAGIRVTGADEALVYIAEATSFNGFDKCPDSQGKDENALANAYLSGALKKNYGSLLKEHLSDYRKYFDRLSFTLNDTLGLRNTQRSLPTDERLKQYSKGSYDPFLETLYFQFGRYLLISCSRPGGPPANLQGIWNKELRAPWSSNYTININTEMNYWPAEVTNLSEMHLPLLAFLKGLSVTGANTAKEFYNLGGWVAHHNSDIWATSNPVGDVGNGDPVWANWAMGGAWLSRHLWEHYTFTNDKKFLADSAYKIMKGAALFISDWLVDDGNGHLVTAPSVSPENKFKDTRGKPQGVSVATTMDMAIIWDLFTNVTAASKELGIDKSFRDSILAKRNRLFPMRTGSGGQLLEWYKEFQETDPQHRHISHLYGLYPGSQITAATPEFFAAAKKTLELRGDGGTGWSRGWKINWWARVGDGDHAYHLIRQLLQYTNTDEIEMHDSGGTYPNFFDAHPPFQIDGNFAGTAGMAEMLIQSHEGYINILPALPTAWKSGEIKGLRARGGFQVNIQWHNGQLSAASVKSSVSRQCLIKYGKELKIAGVKGKLSKISDGYLFSFFAKKGQIYTVIPASDKNNSKQLRL; encoded by the coding sequence ATGATAAAAAGAAATACAGTTTTTTTTAGGGCGTTGCTTTTGGTCCTCTTTTTCTTAGGCAGCGACAAGCTTTTCGCACAACAATCGGTGAAGAAACTTTGGTACGCCCGGCCGGCTAAACGTTGGGTTGAGGCAATCCCTGTTGGTAACGGCAAAATAGGAGCGATGATATTTGGTGACCCGAAGAATGAGCTATTACAATTAAATGAAAGTACACTATATAGCGGGGGACCGGTTAAAAAGGTAATCAATCCTGCATCAGCAACCTATCTGCCCGACATCCGCAAGGCTTTGCTGCGGGATTCGGATTATTCAACCGCAGACAAGTTAGCCAGAAACATGCAGGGGCTTTACACCGAATCGTACCTTCCGATCGGTGATCTAAGTCTGAAACAGGAATTTTCAGGCGCTGAAATCAGCGGGTATTACCGTGATTTGAATTTATCGACGGCATTGGCCACAACGAGGTTCAGCGCATCCGGGGTAAGCTATACCAGGCAGGTTTTTACTTCGGCTCCTGCCAACATCTTAGTGATGAAACTCACTGCAAATAAAGCGGGTGCGATCAGTTTTCTCGCGTCACTTAAAAGCCAGTTACATTTCAGTATTCAAAAAGCGGCAAGCGATGAGCTAATTATGAAAGGTAAGGCACCTGCGCATGTAGACCCTGTTTATTATAATCCTGAAGGGAGAGAGCATGTGGTTTATGACGATACGACGGGATGTAATGGAATGCGTTTTCAGGTACGTTTAAAAATTGTTGCTAAAGGTGGAAGAGTGGTTGCTGACACTGCCGGGATCCGCGTTACAGGTGCCGATGAGGCCCTGGTATATATTGCAGAGGCGACCAGTTTCAACGGATTTGACAAATGTCCTGACAGCCAGGGCAAAGACGAAAATGCCTTGGCAAATGCTTATCTATCAGGTGCACTGAAGAAAAATTACGGTAGTCTTTTGAAGGAACATCTATCCGACTACCGAAAATACTTCGACCGTCTGTCATTTACCCTAAACGACACGCTGGGACTCCGTAACACACAGCGATCACTGCCGACCGACGAACGTCTGAAACAATATTCAAAAGGCAGCTACGACCCTTTTCTCGAGACGCTTTACTTTCAATTCGGTCGATACCTGCTGATTTCCTGCAGCAGGCCAGGCGGCCCGCCTGCCAATTTGCAGGGTATCTGGAATAAGGAATTGCGGGCTCCGTGGAGTTCAAACTACACGATCAATATCAATACGGAAATGAATTACTGGCCGGCTGAAGTGACTAACCTTTCAGAAATGCACTTACCGTTGTTAGCATTTTTAAAAGGTCTATCGGTCACAGGTGCAAATACGGCTAAAGAGTTTTACAATTTAGGGGGCTGGGTAGCGCATCATAATTCAGATATATGGGCAACATCCAACCCGGTAGGGGATGTGGGTAACGGAGATCCAGTCTGGGCCAATTGGGCAATGGGCGGCGCCTGGCTCAGCAGGCATTTATGGGAGCATTATACCTTCACAAATGATAAAAAGTTTCTTGCGGATTCTGCTTACAAGATCATGAAAGGCGCTGCTCTGTTTATCTCGGATTGGTTGGTTGACGACGGTAATGGTCACCTGGTTACCGCTCCTTCGGTATCACCTGAAAATAAGTTTAAAGACACCAGGGGCAAGCCTCAGGGCGTTTCTGTGGCGACTACAATGGACATGGCTATCATATGGGATTTGTTTACCAATGTCACGGCAGCTTCAAAAGAGCTTGGAATAGATAAATCATTCAGAGATTCGATCTTAGCAAAACGAAACAGGTTATTCCCCATGAGGACAGGCAGTGGCGGCCAATTACTGGAATGGTATAAAGAATTTCAGGAAACAGATCCCCAGCATCGCCATATTTCCCATCTCTACGGCCTTTATCCCGGAAGCCAGATAACCGCGGCTACCCCGGAGTTCTTTGCAGCGGCTAAAAAAACGCTGGAACTGCGCGGTGATGGAGGTACCGGCTGGAGCCGCGGCTGGAAGATCAACTGGTGGGCACGCGTTGGAGACGGAGACCACGCCTATCACCTCATCAGACAGTTGCTGCAGTATACAAATACAGATGAAATTGAGATGCACGACAGCGGAGGTACTTATCCCAACTTCTTCGATGCGCACCCGCCGTTCCAAATTGATGGGAACTTCGCCGGAACTGCCGGTATGGCAGAGATGTTGATTCAGAGTCACGAAGGATACATTAATATACTACCGGCCTTGCCGACGGCATGGAAAAGCGGCGAGATTAAGGGATTACGTGCAAGAGGGGGATTTCAGGTGAATATACAATGGCATAACGGACAATTAAGTGCAGCGTCAGTCAAATCCTCCGTGAGCAGGCAATGTTTAATTAAGTATGGGAAAGAATTGAAGATAGCCGGTGTCAAAGGAAAGCTTTCAAAAATCAGTGACGGATATTTGTTCAGCTTCTTTGCAAAAAAAGGGCAGATCTATACCGTTATTCCGGCATCAGACAAGAACAATTCGAAACAGCTTAGATTGTAA
- a CDS encoding FecR family protein translates to MNNSIPELIDKFFDGKCTAEDMLRLDEWYYSYDTENDPDELMDELKRHAFEIHMLERINDNISKVECELQEEADVRGNRKINWMPWAISGIAAMLMIATGLYFLWPSGLNAIKGKGTIITVAPPQNKLMLTMSDGKLIYLDTGIKELRESDGTEIRIKDNTITYTNNACNNTAVRNTLSIPAGRTYRINFSDGTVAWLNNVSELTYPVIFSKSKDRIVKLKGEAYFEVFHDAARPFKVKMRESEITVLGTKFNVNTFNKDGTTTTLLEGSVKVASHGNEGILKPGQQAVTGKTNINIKNADLQKVIAWKDGYFHFKEDGIETILEQVARWYNVEVKYLGPINVGMHYGGKIPRSKSLNEVLTMLTDITGLKFKRTGTTLWVYMK, encoded by the coding sequence ATGAATAATAGTATTCCTGAACTGATAGATAAGTTTTTCGACGGCAAGTGCACTGCCGAAGATATGCTTAGGCTTGATGAATGGTATTATTCTTACGATACCGAAAATGATCCTGATGAACTAATGGATGAGCTTAAGCGTCACGCTTTTGAAATACACATGCTTGAACGTATTAACGACAATATAAGCAAGGTCGAGTGCGAACTGCAGGAAGAGGCTGATGTCCGGGGAAATAGAAAGATCAACTGGATGCCTTGGGCCATATCTGGTATTGCAGCAATGCTGATGATCGCCACAGGATTATATTTTTTATGGCCTTCGGGATTAAACGCTATCAAAGGGAAAGGTACAATTATCACAGTTGCTCCTCCGCAAAATAAACTCATGCTTACCATGTCTGACGGGAAATTAATTTACCTGGATACAGGAATTAAAGAGCTAAGAGAAAGTGACGGCACTGAAATCAGGATAAAGGATAATACCATCACCTACACTAACAATGCCTGTAATAATACCGCAGTGCGTAATACGCTTAGCATACCTGCCGGCCGAACCTACCGCATCAATTTTTCGGATGGTACAGTTGCGTGGTTGAATAATGTATCAGAATTGACATACCCGGTAATTTTCAGCAAGTCGAAAGATAGGATCGTAAAATTAAAAGGAGAGGCTTACTTTGAGGTTTTCCACGATGCTGCGAGGCCATTCAAGGTGAAAATGAGAGAATCGGAGATTACAGTCTTAGGAACCAAATTTAACGTAAATACCTTCAATAAAGACGGAACTACAACCACACTTCTGGAAGGTTCAGTAAAGGTAGCCAGCCATGGAAATGAAGGTATACTCAAGCCAGGGCAGCAGGCAGTGACCGGCAAAACAAACATTAATATTAAAAATGCGGACCTGCAAAAGGTAATCGCATGGAAGGACGGATATTTTCACTTCAAAGAGGACGGGATCGAAACCATTCTGGAGCAGGTCGCCAGATGGTATAACGTAGAAGTGAAGTATTTAGGCCCCATCAATGTGGGAATGCATTACGGTGGCAAGATCCCGCGCTCAAAGTCGCTTAATGAGGTATTGACCATGCTGACCGATATCACAGGCCTCAAATTCAAACGCACCGGGACTACCCTTTGGGTTTATATGAAATAA
- a CDS encoding RNA polymerase sigma-70 factor: protein MKIIELDDAELLKRLQSGDREAFNTLYYRYLSKLYSVVYKRVKSKEVAEEIIQELFTTLWVKRADLAIEHAFASYIFTAVKYMVFKYFRSEQVRRTYIDSAKAQYADLDNYTEEAILFEDLNKRFEGALKDLPAKSGHVFRLSRKENKSNKEIAQELNITEKAVEYHITKALAILRANLKDFVPFIFLLTAFYR from the coding sequence ATGAAAATTATTGAACTTGATGATGCAGAATTGCTGAAAAGACTGCAAAGTGGAGATCGGGAGGCATTTAACACCCTGTACTACCGATATCTTTCAAAGCTATACAGTGTTGTTTACAAAAGGGTAAAATCGAAGGAAGTCGCTGAGGAGATCATACAGGAGTTGTTTACTACCCTTTGGGTCAAACGCGCGGACCTGGCTATAGAGCATGCATTTGCTTCGTATATTTTCACAGCGGTAAAATACATGGTATTCAAGTATTTCAGGAGTGAGCAGGTCAGGCGCACCTATATTGATAGTGCGAAAGCGCAATACGCTGATCTGGATAATTATACTGAAGAAGCCATTCTATTTGAAGATCTCAATAAACGTTTCGAAGGAGCCCTGAAAGATCTGCCGGCGAAGTCGGGGCATGTATTCAGATTAAGCCGTAAGGAAAATAAAAGCAATAAGGAGATCGCCCAGGAGCTGAACATTACAGAAAAGGCGGTAGAATATCATATCACCAAGGCGCTTGCTATCCTTCGCGCCAATTTGAAAGACTTCGTACCATTTATTTTCCTGCTTACAGCTTTTTACCGCTAA